The following proteins come from a genomic window of Nicotiana tomentosiformis chromosome 12, ASM39032v3, whole genome shotgun sequence:
- the LOC104113173 gene encoding putative multidrug resistance protein produces the protein MGKKSGIFRYADGVDKLVMCLGTLGCIGDGLMTPLNMFILSAIIDDYGGADDASFTNEIVDKYSLRLLFVAIGVGISACLGGICWTRTAERQTSRIRMEYLKSVLRQEVSFFDSQNASSSSFQVVSTISADAHSIQDAIAEKIPNCVAHMSTFIFGLIVAFYLSWRLALVSLPFSLGFVIPGVAFGQLLMRQGMKMKDAYGVAGNVAEQAISSIRTVYSYVGENETVTRFSHALEESLNLGVKQGLTKGLLLGSMGMIYVSWAFQSWAGSVLVANRGESGGRVFISALCVILGGLSCMSALPNISFITEATIAASRIFKLVDRVPQIDSEDGKGKVLAYVRGDIEFKEVTFSYPSRPDVPILQNFNLKVKAGRTVAIVGGSGSGKSTVISLLERFYDPINGDILLDGHKTKKLQLKWMRSQMGLVNQEPVLFATSIKENILFGKEGASIKMVVEAAKAANAHGFIASLPDGYDTPVGQCGFQLSGGQKQRIAIARALIKDPKILLLDEATSALDAQSERIVQEALDQASQGRTTIIIAHRLTTIRRADNIVVLQSGRIVESGSHDELMSKSYEEGGVYFKMVNLQKSTANGKGSSSPYLSKETGSYTRRCYANVPRSPFVSTSNWQSSPASPFSPAISISYAPSVHTCSYYDSDDEYLENFSYPSPSMWRLLQMNAPEWKIALLGCLGTITFGTLQPVYAFCLGSVVSAYTSNDISKIKSEIKVYSIVFLSIGLSSFVANLLQHYNFAKMGEKLTKRVREKVLSNLLTFEVGWFDQEQNTSAAVCARLSTEARMVRSLVGDRMSLLIQVFASASVAFVLALIVSWRVAIVLISIQPLLIASFYSRSVLMKRMSERSQKAQNEGSQLASEAVINHRTITAFSSQDRMLDLFAKTQKGPRKENIRQSLLSGAGLFCSQFLTTAAIALTYWYGGRLMNKNLLSSKHLFQVFFLLMSTGKNIADTGSMTSDLARGSSAVASIFAILDRKTEIEPENPEGLKVTNALKGKIELKNVFFYYPSRPGQAIFQGMNLKIESGKTVALVGQSGSGKSTIIGLIERFYDPIKGQVLIDDRNIKSYNLKSLRSQIALVSQEPTLFAGTIRDNIIYGKEDAMESEIKNAAIRANAHEFISAMKDGYETYCGERGVQLSGGQRQRIALARAILKNPTILLLDEATSALDSVSENLVQEALEKMMISRTSVVVAHRLSTIQKADTIAVIKNGKVVEQGSHSQLLALGKNGSYYALMKLQSGYSPAR, from the exons ATGGGAAAGAAAAGTGGGATATTCAGATATGCAGATGGCGTTGATAAGTTGGTGATGTGTCTTGGGACTTTAGGATGCATAGGAGATGGGCTGATGACTCCACTCAATATGTTTATTCTCAGTGCTATCATTGATGATTATGGAGGTGCTGATGATGCTTCTTTTACTAATGAAATTGTTGACAAG TACTCTCTCAGGTTGCTCTTCGTTGCAATTGGAGTTGGTATATCTGCCTGCCTTG GAGGAATTTGTTGGACAAGAACTGCAGAGAGGCAAACATCTCGCATAAGGATGGAGTATTTAAAATCTGTCCTCAGGCAAGAAGTTAGTTTCTTTGACAGCCAAAATGCTTCATCCAGTAGTTTTCAAGTTGTTTCCACAATTTCAGCTGATGCTCATTCTATTCAAGATGCTATTGCAGAGAAG ATACCTAATTGTGTTGCTCACATGTCAACGTTTATTTTTGGCCTAATAGTTGCATTCTACCTCTCATGGAGACTAGCATTGGTTTCACttccattctctcttggtttTGTTATACCTGGGGTAGCATTTGGACAGCTACTTATGAGGCAGGGAATGAAAATGAAGGATGCCTACGGAGTTGCAGGAAATGTAGCAGAACAAGCAATTTCATCGATTCGCACAGTTTACTCTTACGTTGGAGAAAATGAAACAGTGACAAGATTCAGCCATGCTCTTGAGGAGAGTTTGAATCTTGGTGTGAAGCAAGGGCTTACTAAGGGGTTGCTGTTAGGAAGTATGGGAATGATTTATGTGTCGTGGGCATTTCAATCTTGGGCAGGGAGTGTTCTTGTTGCTAATAGAGGAGAAAGTGGTGGTCGCGTTTTCATATCAGCTCTTTGTGTTATTCTTGGAGGACT GTCTTGTATGAGTGCACTTCCTAATATCTCATTCATCACTGAGGCAACAATTGCTGCTTCAAGAATTTTCAAACTAGTCGATCGTGTTCCTCAAATAGATTCAGAAGATGGGAAAGGGAAAGTTCTAGCGTATGTAAGAGGAGATATTGAGTTTAAGGAGGTGACTTTTAGCTATCCGTCAAGACCAGATGTCCCGATCCTCCAAAATTTTAATCTTAAAGTGAAAGCTGGAAGAACAGTAGCAATTGTGGGAGGCAGTGGTTCTGGAAAGTCTACTGTCATTTCTTTGCTAGAAAGGTTTTATGATCCAATAAATGGAGATATCTTACTTGATGGACATAAAACTAAGAAACTGCAGCTTAAATGGATGAGATCTCAGATGGGGCTTGTAAATCAGGAGCCTGTTCTATTTGCTACATCCATAAAGGAAAATATACTCTTTGGAAAAGAAGGTGCTTCAATAAAAATGGTTGTTGAAGCTGCTAAGGCTGCAAATGCACATGGCTTTATAGCCTCTTTACCTGATGGATATGATACTCCT GTAGGACAGTGTGGTTTTCAATTGTCTGGAGGCCAGAAGCAAAGGATTGCGATAGCAAGGGCATTGATTAAAGACCCGAAAATTCTTCTACTTGATGAAGCTACAAGTGCTCTGGATGCACAATCAGAAAGAATTGTTCAGGAGGCCCTTGATCAGGCTTCACAAGGAAGGACAACTATCATCATTGCCCATCGCCTCACCACTATACGCAGGGCTGACAACATTGTAGTCCTTCAGTCAGGGAGAATCGTTGAATCTGGTTCTCATGATGAACTAATGAGTAAGAGTTATGAAGAAGGTGGAGTTTACTTTAAAATGGTAAACTTGCAGAAATCAACAGCAAATGGTAAAGGGTCATCTAGTCCATATCTTAGTAAAGAGACGGGAAGCTACACAAGAAGGTGTTATGCCAACGTGCCTAGGTCCCCTTTTGTGTCGACGTCAAATTGGCAAAGTAGCCCTGCTTCTCCCTTTAGCCCAGCAATAAGTATAAGTTATGCTCCCTCAGTTCATACATGTTCTTATTATGATAGTGATGATGAGTATTTAGAGAATTTCTCTTATCCAAGCCCTTCAATGTGGCGTTTGCTCCAAATGAATGCACCAGAGTGGAAGATAGCTTTGTTGGGATGTCTTGGAACTATTACCTTTGGTACACTTCAACCGGTTTATGCGTTTTGCTTGGGATCAGTTGTATCAGCATACACATCAAatgatatttcaaaaataaagtcAGAGATCAAAGTTTATAGCATAGTCTTTTTGAGCATAGGTTTGAGCAGTTTTGTTGCTAATCTACTCCAACATTACAATTTTGCTAAAATGGGAGAGAAATTGACCAAGAGAGTCAGGGAAAAGGTGCTCTCAAACTTACTGACATTTGAAGTGGGCTGGTTTGATCAAGAACAGAACACCAGTGCAGCTGTTTGTGCTAGGCTCTCCACTGAAGCCCGTATGGTTCGATCCCTTGTTGGTGATCGTATGTCATTGCTAATACAGGTTTTCGCCAGTGCCTCGGTTGCTTTTGTGCTTGCATTAATTGTCTCATGGAGAGTTGCTATTGTACTAATATCTATACAACCTTTGCTCATCGCAAGCTTCTACTCGCGTAGTGTTCTGATGAAAAGAATGTCAGAAAGATCCCAAAAGGCACAGAATGAAGGAAGCCAACTAGCAAGTGAAGCAGTGATCAATCACAGGACTATCACTGCCTTCTCTTCTCAAGATAGAATGTTGGACCTCTTTGCAAAAACTCAGAAAGGCCCCAGAAAAGAAAATATTAGACAGTCATTGCTTTCTGGTGCTGGCTTGTTTTGCTCTCAATTTCTAACCACAGCTGCCATTGCCTTGACATATTGGTACGGGGGAAGACTAATGAACAAAAACTTACTCAGTTCAAAGCACCTGTTTCAAGTTTTCTTCCTTTTGATGAGCACCGGAAAGAATATAGCAGATACTGGAAGTATGACTTCTGATTTGGCAAGAGGTAGCAGTGCAGTAGCATCTATTTTCGCTATCTTAGATCGGAAGACTGAGATCGAACCTGAGAATCCTGAAGGACTTAAAGTTACAAATGCATTAAAAGGAAAGATAGAGCTGAAGAATGTGTTCTTTTATTATCCGTCTAGGCCTGGCCAAGCAATCTTCCAAGGCATGAATCTGAAAATTGAGTCTGGAAAAACAGTAGCACTTGTTGGACAAAGTGGTTCTGGAAAATCCACCATTATTGGCTTGATAGAAAGATTCTACGATCCAATAAAGGGTCAAGTTCTGATTGATGACAGAAACATCAAAAGCTACAACTTGAAGAGCTTAAGATCACAAATTGCTCTAGTGAGTCAAGAACCTACCCTTTTCGCTGGAACGATACGCGACAATATCATTTATGGGAAAGAAGATGCTATGGAGTCTGAAATCAAGAACGCTGCAATTCGAGCTAATGCTCATGAATTTATAAG TGCTATGAAGGATGGCTATGAAACTTATTGTGGTGAAAGAGGAGTCCAACTTTCTGGAGGGCAAAGGCAAAGAATAGCACTTGCACGAGCGATACTAAAGAATCCAACTATACTTCTACTAGACGAGGCGACTAGTGCACTTGACAGTGTATCTGAGAATTTGGTACAAGAAGCATTGGAGAAGATGATGATCAGTAGAACTAGTGTAGTTGTAGCTCATCGCTTATCAACGATACAGAAGGCAGATACCATAGCTGTGATAAAAAATGGAAAAGTTGTAGAACAAGGATCACATTCTCAGCTGCTTGCACTTGGAAAGAATGGTTCCTATTATGCACTGATGAAGTTGCAGTCTGGCTACTCTCCTGCTCGGTAA